A single region of the Podospora pseudopauciseta strain CBS 411.78 chromosome 1, whole genome shotgun sequence genome encodes:
- the RPO21 gene encoding DNA-directed RNA polymerase II subunit RPB1 (EggNog:ENOG503NWQ7; COG:K) codes for MANLIFAHSSAPLRTIQEIQFGLLSPDEIKAMSVAHIVYPETMDETRTKPRDGGLNDPLLGSVDRQFKCKTCTENMSECPGHFGHIELARPVYHPGFIKRTKKLLEIVCHNCSKVLADRSDPAYAAAMKIRDPKTRFKRVWDICKAKRVCDNLAPQKPEDGSYDPNAGPADGGHGGCGNTQPVVRQQALTLYAMVEHKDDEGVKTKEKKVLTPEMTLNIFRRMSEDEMVDIGLNISQARPEWMIITVLPVPPPPVRPSISMDGTGTGMRNEDDLTYKLGDIIRANGNVRQAISEGSPQHIITDYENLLQYHVATYMDNDIAGQPQALQKSGRPVKAIRARLKGKEGRLRGNLMGKRVDFSARTVITGDANISLDEVGVPRSIARTLTFPETVTPYNIEKLTGYVKNGPNEHPGAKYVIRSDGTRIDLRHHKRAGALQLEYGWKVERHLIDGDFIIFNRQPSLHKESMMGHRVRVMPYSTFRLNLSVTSPYNADFDGDEMNLHVPQTEETRAEVKELCMVPLNIVSPQRNGPLMGIVQDTLAGVYKLTRRDTFLTKEQVMDVMMWVPDWDGVIPLPAIWKPRPRWTGKQIISMVIPSIINLAMGADGEERDAPLKDEGLLIQQGQLIYGLLTKKSVGAAGGGIIHLCYNELGPSGAMDFLNGCQRVVNYWLLHCGHSIGIGDTIPDDKTIELIEKHINDEKAVVAKLTKMATENQLEALPGMNVRETFENKVSAALNTARDKAGTSTEKSLKDLNNAVTMARSGSKGSSINISQMTALVGQQIVEGKRIPFGFKYRTLPHFTKDDYSPEARGFVENSYLRGLTPSEFFFHAMAGREGLIDTAVKTAETGYIQRRLVKALEDAEAHYDGTVRNSLGDIIQFVYGEDGLDGIAIEKQKVDHMNLNNAKFDKRFRLDVMDETSSAAALDALEYGREMVSDPAVQSLLDEEYEQLLADRKQVREINRKKKDDDSMQLPLNIGRIIDTAKKLFKVDSTQRSDLTPKDVIPAVQALLARMVVVRGEDELSKEADYNATILFKIQIRSRLAFKRLAVEQRLNKLAFDHVLGELENRWSRSMVSPGEMVGVLAAQSIGEPATQMTLNTFHFAGVSSKNVTLGVPRLKEILNVAKDIKTPSMVVYLDKERATQEDAKSMRNLVEHTSLRSVTAMTEIYYDPDITSTVIPEDFDLVESYFLIPDTSDSQPIDSQSRWLLRIMLDRQKMLDKGLRVEDVAAAIKQEYKKDVAVIFSDNNAEEMVVRIRVIRQNDDKDADGNTIIEDDVMLKRLEKHLLDSCTLRGVEGIERAFLNKTARLLELPDGSQTANKDKEPACEEWYLDTQGTALREVLTVEGVDTTRTYTNDLYQVVDVFGIEAARSALMAELTQVLAFDGSYVNHRHLALLVDVMTYRGSIAAVTRHGINRADTGALMRCSFEETVEILLEAAAVGELDDCRGISENVMLGQMAPMGTGHFEVLLDPKMLETVISDNSRMGLMAGMTIKGNQLEGAATPYDTGSPMADNGYLGGSYSPTMGNFSPIVGNESGGPPGFASEYGGGGYGSSSVNPYATSPGRPTSPFTTSPTSPFSYGYSPTSPAAGYSPTSPLIDAGGRFASSPQFSPSSPSFSPTSPMLRPGSPTSPSYSPTSPSYSPASPAATRHYSPTSPAQFQSPTSPSYSPTSPSYSPASPAFQATSPSYSPASPNWSPTSPDAYSPTSPTFQRSPGQQMSPTSPGYSPTSPSFSPRTPGRAAGSGGDQYSPTSPTND; via the exons ATGGCGAACCTTATCTTCGCTCACTCGAGCGCGCCGCTCCGGACAATTCAGGAGATCCAGTTTGGTCTGCTGTCGCCGGATGAAATCAAGGCCATGAGCGTAGCCCACATCGTCTATCCTGAGACTATGGATGAGACGAGAACCAAGCCACGCGATGGTGGTCTCAACGACCCTCTACTCGGCTCAGTAGACCGACAATTCAAATGCAAGACATGTACCGAAAACATGTCAGAGTGCCCAGGGCATTTCGGACACATCGAACTGGCCCGCCCAGTCTACCATCCAGGATTCATCAAACGGACAAAGAAATTGCTGGAAATCGTCTGCCATAACTGTAGCAAGGTTTTGGCTGATAGA AGTGATCCTGCTTACGCCGCGGCTATGAAGATTCGCGACCCCAAAACTCGCTTCAAGCGTGTGTGGGACATCTGCAAAGCGAAGCGCGTTTGCGATAACCTTGCGCCGCAGAAACCCGAAGATGGCTCGTATGATCCCAACGCGGGCCCAGCTGATGGTGGTCACGGAGGTTGCGGCAATACCCAGCCCGTTGTGCGTCAGCAGGCTCTGACTCTGTATGCCATGGTCGAGCACAAGGACGACGAAGGTGTGAAgaccaaggagaagaaggttcTTACACCCGAGATGACTCTCAACATCTTCCGTCGCATGTCAGAGGACGAGATGGTCGATATCGGTCTCAACATTTCCCAAGCCCGTCCCGAGTGGATGATCATCACAGTTCTTCCCGTGCCCCCGCCGCCAGTGCGTCCTAGCATTTCTATGGACGGTACTGGCACCGGTATGCGCAACGAAGACGATTTAACGTACAAACTTGGCGATATCATTCGCGCCAACGGCAACGTCAGACAGGCCATCTCAGAAGGCTCTCCCCAGCACATCATCACGGATTATGAGAATCTTCTCCAGTACCATGTCGCCACCTATATGGACAACGACATTGCTGGTCAGCCGCAAGCTCTGCAAAAGAGCGGCCGTCCAGTGAAAGCCATCCGCGCGCGTCTCAAGGGCAAAGAAGGTCGTCTGAGAGGTAACTTAATGGGAAAGCGAGTCGACTTCTCGGCCCGTACTGTCATCACGGGTGATGCCAACATTTCTCTGGATGAAGTCGGTGTCCCACGCAGCATTGCCCGcaccctcaccttccccgAGACTGTCACTCCCTACAACATTGAGAAGCTGACCGGCTATGTCAAAAATGGGCCGAACGAACATCCCGGTGCCAAGTACGTAATCAGGTCGGACGGGACGCGCATCGATCTTCGCCATCACAAGCGTGCGGGAGCTCTGCAGCTGGAGTACGGGTGGAAAGTCGAGCGTCATTTGATCGACGGTGACTTTATCATCTTCAACCGTCAGCCCTCTCTCCACAAGGAGTCCATGATGGGTCACAGAGTGCGCGTCATGCCCTACTCTACTTTCCGCCTGAATTTGTCCGTCACATCGCCTTACAACGCCGATTTCGACGGTGATGAAATGAACTTGCACGTTCCGCAGACCGAGGAGACACGTGCTGAAGTCAAGGAGCTGTGCATGGTTCCTCTCAACATCGTCTCTCCCCAGCGTAACGGCCCGCTCATGGGTATCGTCCAGGATACACTGGCCGGCGTATACAAGCTCACTCGTCGCgacaccttcctcaccaaagAACAGGTGATGGATGTCATGATGTGGGTCCCAGACTGGGATGGAGTCATTCCCCTTCCTGCTATCTGGAAGCCTAGGCCCCGGTGGACTGGCAAGCAGATCATCAGCATGGTGATTCCCAGCATTATCAACCTTGCCATGGGTGCCGATGGCGAAGAGAGGGACGCCCCGCTTAAGGATGAGGGTCTTCTGATTCAGCAAGGTCAGCTCATCTACGGCTTGCTCACCAAGAAGAGTGtcggtgctgctggaggcGGCATCATTCATCTGTGCTACAATGAGTTGGGCCCCTCCGGTGCCATGGACTTCTTGAACGGGTGCCAAAGAGTTGTCAACTATTGGCTTCTCCACTGCGGCCACAGCATTGGTATCGGTGACACCATTCCCGATGACAAGACCATTGAGCTCATTGAAAAGCACATCAATGATGAGAAGGCCGTGGTCGCCAAGCTTACCAAGATGGCCACTGAAAACCAGCTCGAGGCTCTCCCGGGTATGAACGTCCGTGAGACGTTCGAGAACAAGGTGTCGGCTGCCTTGAATACGGCTCGTGACAAGGCCGGTACGTCTACCGAGAAGAGTTTGAAGGATCTCAACAACGCCGTCACCATGGCTCGTTCGGGTTCCAAGGGCTCTTCCATCAATATCTCCCAAATGACAGCGTTGGTCGGCCAGCAGATTGTCGAAGGAAAGCGCATTCCCTTCGGCTTCAAATACCGCACCCTCCCTCATTTCACCAAGGATGATTACTCCCCCGAGGCTCGCGGTTTCGTCGAGAACTCGTATCTCCGTGGCTTGACTCCTTCGGAATTTTTCTTCCACGCCATGGCTGGTAGAGAAGGTTTGATCGATACTGCAGTCAAGACAGCCGAGACTGGTTACATTCAGCGTCGCTTGGTCAAGGCTCTTGAAGACGCTGAGGCGCATTACGATGGTACGGTGCGCAACTCGCTGGGTGATATCATTCAGTTCGTGTACGGTGAGGATGGCCTTGATGGTATTGCCATTGAAAAGCAAAAGGTCGACCACATGAACTTGAACAACGCCAAGTTCGACAAGCGCTTCCGTCTCGACGTGATGGACGAAACAAGCTCTGCTGCCGCTCTGGACGCCCTGGAATATGGCCGAGAGATGGTCAGCGATCCTGCCGTCCAGTCGCTTTTGGATGAGGAATATGAGCAGCTTCTTGCCGACCGGAAGCAAGTCCGTGAAATCAaccgcaagaagaaggacgatGATAGCATGCAGCTGCCTCTTAACATTGGCCGTATTATTGATACTGCCAAGAAGCTCTTCAAGGTTGACAGTACCCAGCGCAGCGACCTGACGCCCAAGGATGTCATTCCTGCTGTGCAGGCCTTGCTTGCTCGCATGGTGGTAGTTAGAGGCGAGGATGAATTGTCCAAAGAAGCTGATTACAACGCCACCATTCTCTTCAAGATTCAGATTCGCTCTCGTCTTGCGTTCAAGCGCCTGGCTGTTGAGCAGCGGCTCAACAAGCTCGCCTTCGACCATGTTCTTGGTGAGCTCGAAAACCGTTGGTCCCGGTCCATGGTCTCTCCTGGTGAGATGGTTGGCGTGTTGGCTGCCCAGTCCATTGGTGAGCCTGCCACCCAGATGACGTTGAACACCTTCCATTTCGCCGGTGTTTCTTCTAAGAACGTCACCCTCGGTGTACCGCGTCTCAAGGAAATCCTCAACGTTGCCAAGGACATCAAGACTCCGTCCATGGTTGTCTACCTTGACAAGGAGAGAGCTACGCAAGAAGACGCCAAGTCGATGCGTAACTTGGTTGAACACACCAGTCTGAGATCCGTCACAGCCATGACTGAGATCTACTACGACCCCGATATCACTTCCACTGTCATCCCCGAGGATTTCGATCTCGTCGAGTCCTACTTCCTTATTCCCGACACCTCTGACTCGCAGCCCATCGATAGTCAATCCCGCTGGCTACTCAGAATCATGCTCGATCGTCAAAAGATGCTTGATAAGGGCTTGCGTGTGGAGGATGTTGCCGCTGCTATCAAACAGGAGTACAAGAAGGATGTCGCGGTTATTTTCAGTGACAACAACGCCGAGGAGATGGTTGTTCGTATCCGGGTCATTCGTCAAAACGATGACAAGGATGCTGACGGTAACACTATCATCGAGGATGACGTTATGCTGAAGCGTCTGGAGAAGCATTTGCTTGATTCTTGTACCCTCCGTGGCGTTGAAGGCATCGAGCGTGCTTTCCTGAACAAGACCGCCAGATTGCTCGAACTCCCCGACGGATCGCAAACGGccaacaaggacaaggagccAGCCTGCGAGGAGTGGTATCTTGATACCCAGGGTACGGCCCTTAGAGAGGTCTTGAcggttgagggtgttgacaCTACTCGCACCTACACCAACGACTTGTaccaggttgttgatgtgtttGGAATCGAAGCTGCTCGCTCGGCTCTCATGGCTGAGTTGACGCAAGTGCTTGCCTTCGACGGTTCCTATGTCAACCATCGCCATTTGGCTCTATTGGTCGATGTCATGACCTATCGCGGCAGCATTGCTGCCGTTACTCGTCATGGTATCAATCGCGCTGATACTGGTGCGCTCATGCGTTGCTCTTTCGAGGAGACTGTCGAGATTCTTCTCGAAGCCGCTGCGGTTGGTGAGCTTGACGACTGCCGCGGTATTTCCGAGAACGTCATGCTTGGTCAGATGGCGCCCATGGGTACTGGTCACTTTGAGGTTCTTCTCGACCCCAAGATGCTGGAGACTGTCATCTCTGATAACTCTCGCATGGGTCTCATGGCTGGCATGACCATCAAGGGTAACCAGCTTGAGGGTGCCGCGACCCCCTACGACACAGGCTCACCTATGGCTGATAACGGCTACCTTGGCGGGTCTTACTCCCCAACCATGGGTAACTTCTCCCCTATTGTGGGCAATGAATCTGGTGGCCCGCCTGGGTTCGCATCTGAatacggtggtggtgggtatggTTCCAGCTCGGTCAACCCGTATGCTACAAGCCCTGGGCGACCTACGAGTCCCTTCACTACCTCCCCGACGTCGCCTTTCAGCTACGGTTACTCCCCGACGTCGCCTGCTGCTGGGTATTCCCCCACCTCTCCGCTCATCGACGCCGGTGGTCGGTTTGCTTCGAGCCCTCAGTTCAGCCCGTCCTCGCCGTCTTTCTCGCCAACGTCGCCTATGCTTCGTCCTGGGAGCCCAACAAGCCCCAGCTACAGCCCGACTTCGCCGAGCTATTCTCCTGCGTCTCCGGCTGCCACCCGTCACTACTCCCCGACATCGCCCGCGCAGTTCCAGTCACCGACCTCGCCGTCGTACTCGCCGACGAGTCCGAGCTACAGCCCAGCGTCCCCTGCGTTCCAGGCCACGTCGCCATCATACTCGCCGGCGTCGCCCAACTGGTCGCCCACGTCGCCAGATGCTTACTCGCCGACAAGCCCCACCTTCCAGCGCTCTCCCGGGCAGCAAATGTCTCCAACCAGCCCTGGCTATTCACCAACGTCTCCTAGCTTCTCTCCCAGAACGCCGGGTCGCGCCGCgggaagtggtggtgatcaata